The Micropterus dolomieu isolate WLL.071019.BEF.003 ecotype Adirondacks linkage group LG22, ASM2129224v1, whole genome shotgun sequence genome contains a region encoding:
- the polr3b gene encoding DNA-directed RNA polymerase III subunit RPC2, with protein MEVLGGEFCDMSPQELAAPVNTVADKWKLLPAFLKVKGLVKQHIDSFNYFINVEIKKIMKANEKITSDADPMWYLKYLNIYIGMPDVEESFNVTRPVSPHECRLRDMTYSAPITVDIEYTRGSQRIIRNALPIGRMPIMLRSSNCVLTGKTPMEFAKLNECPLDPGGYFIVKGQEKVILIQEQLSKNRIIVEQDRKGAVGASVTSSTHEKKSRTNMIVKQGRFYLRHNTLSEDAPIAIIFKGMGVESDQEIVQMIGTEEHVMASFAPSLEECQKAQIFTQTQALRYLGNKVRRQRMWGGPKKTKMEEARELLASLILTHVPVKEFNFRAKCIYLAVMVRRVILAQGDNKVDDRDYYGNKRLELAGQLLSLLFEDLFKKFNSELKKIADQIIPKQRAAQFDVVKHMRQDQITNGMVNAISTGNWSLKRFKMDRQGVTQVLSRLSYISALGMMTRISSQFEKTRKVSGPRSLQPSQWGMLCPSDTPEGEACGLVKNLALMTHITTDMEDGPIIKLAFNLGVEDVNLLCGEELSYPSVFLVFLNGNILGVIRDHPKLVSTFRLMRRAGFINEFVSISTNLTDRCVYISSDGGRLCRPYIIVKRGQPMVKNKHIEDLSQGYRTFEDFLHEGLVEYLDVNEENDCQIALYEHMINKDTTHLEIEPFTLLGVCAGLIPYPHHNQSPRNTYQCAMGKQAMGTIGYNQRNRIDTLMYLLTYPQRPMVKTKTIEMIDFEKLPAGQNATVAVMSYSGYDIEDALVLNKASLDRGFGRCLVYKNAKCTLRRYTNQTFDKVMGPMLDAATRKPIWRHSILDADGICCPGERVENKQVLVNKSMPTVTQTPLEGSTQPGQPQYRDVPISYKGSTDSYIEKVMISSNAEDAFLIKILLRQTRRPEIGDKFSSRHGQKGVCGLIVPQEDMPFCDTGICPDIIMNPHGYPSRMTVGKLIELLAGKAGVLDGRFHYGTAFGGSKVKDVCEDLIRYGYNYQGKDYVTSGITGEPLEAYIYFGPVYYQKLKHMVLDKMHARARGPRAVLTRQPTEGRSRDGGLRLGEMERDCLIGYGASMLLLERLMISSDAFEVDVCGQCGLLGYSGWCHYCKSSCHVSSLRIPYACKLLFQELQSMNIIPRLKLSRYNE; from the exons GACAAATGGAAACTGTTACCAGCCTTCCTGAAG GTGAAAGGACTGGTGAAGCAGCACATCGACTCCTTCAACTATTTCATAAATGTGGAG ataaagaaaataatgaaagcaAATGAGAAGATCACAAGTGATGCTGATCCAATGTGGTACCTCAA ATACCTCAATATCTACATTGGCATGCCGGATGTTGAAGAAAGCTTCAACGTAACCAGACCAGTGTCCCCTCATGAG TGTCGTCTCAGAGACATGACCTACTCAGCGCCTATCACGGTGGACATAGAGTACACTCGTGGCAGTCAGAGAATCATCCGCAACGCACTGCCCATCGGAAG GATGCCAATCATGCTGCGGAGCTCAAACTGTGTTCTCACAGGAAAGACGcccatggagtttgctaaactCAATGAATGTCCTCTGGATCCAG GAggttattttattgtaaaaggTCAGGAGAAAGTCATTCTGATCCAAGAGCAGCTGTCCAAGAATCGGATCATTGTGGAGCAGGACAGGAAGGGTGCAGTTGGAGCCTCAGTTACCAG CTCCACTCATGAGAAGAAAAGTAGAACTAATATGATTGTCAAACAAGGCAGATTCTACCTGAGACACAACACGCTGTCAGAGGACGCCCCAATTGCCATCATATTCAAG GGTATGGGCGTAGAGAGTGACCAGGAGATCGTGCAGATGATCGGTACGGAGGAGCACGTCATGGCCAGCTTTGCCCCGAGCCTCGAGGAATGTCAGAAGGCCCAGATCTTCACACAGACTCAG GCTCTGAGGTACCTCGGGAATAAAGTGCGGAGACAGCGCATGTGGGGAGGCCCTAAGAAGACCAAGATGGAGGAGGCCAGAGAGCTTTTGGCGTCTCTTATCCTCACACATGTGCCG gtCAAAGAGTTTAACTTTCGGGCTAAGTGTATTTACCTGGCTGTGATGGTGCGGAGGGTGATCCTGGCTCAGGGGGACAACAAGGTGGACGACAGAGATTACTATGGCAACAAACGTCTTGAGCTGGCTGGACAG cttctgtctctgctgtttgaAGATCTGTTTAAGAAGTTCAATTCTGAATTGAAGAAAATCGCTGACCAGATCATCCCCAAGCAGAGAGCTGCTCAGTTTGATGTGGTGAAGCACATGCGGCAAGATCAGATCACCAACGGCATGGTCAATGCCATATCAACG GGTAACTGGTCTCTGAAGAGATTCAAGATGGACCGCCAGGGTGTCACCCAGGTCCTGTCTCGTCTCTCCTACATTTCGGCTCTCGGCATGATGACCAGGATCTCCTCCCAGTTTGAGAAGACCAGGAAAGTCAGTGGGCCGCGCTCCCTGCAGCCATCACAGTGGGGCATGCTGTGTCCGTCTGACACTCCTGAGGGAGAG GCCTGCGGTCTGGTGAAGAACTTGGCTCTGATGACCCACATCACCACCGACATGGAGGACGGTCCGATCATCAAGCTGGCCTTCAACCTGGGAGTAGAAGATGTCAACCTGCTCTGTGGAGAGGAGCTCTCCTACCCGAGCGTCTTCCTCGTCTTCCTCAATG GTAACATTCTCGGTGTGATTCGAGATCATCCTAAGCTGGTCAGCACCTTCAGACTGATGCGCAGGGCAGGATTTATCAACGAGTTTGTGTCCATCTCCACCAATTTGACTGATCGGTGCGTTTACATCTCTTCTGATGGAGGACGACTCTGCAG GCCGTACATCATCGTGAAGAGGGGACAGCCGatggtgaaaaacaaacacatagaaGATCTGTCACAGGGCTACAG AACCTTTGAAGACTTTCTGCACGAAGGCCTGGTGGAGTACCTGGATGTCAATGAGGAGAATGACTGTCAGATCGCCCTTTATGAACACATGATTAATAA aGACACAACACACTTGGAGATCGAGCCCTTCACGCTGCTCGGGGTGTGTGCTGGCCTCATTCCCTACCCCCACCACAACCAGTCGCCCAGGAACACATACCAGTGTGCTATGGGCAAGCAGGCCATGG GTACGATTGGCTACAACCAGAGGAATCGTATTGACACTCTGATGTACCTGCTGACGTACCCTCAGAGGCCCATGGTCAAAACAAAAACCATCGAGATGATTGACTTTGAGAAGCTGCCTGCTGGACAGAACGCCACTGTGGCCGTGATGAGCTACAGCGGCTACGACATTGAGGACGCCCTAGTCCTCAACAAGGCCTCACTTGACCGAG GATTTGGCCGCTGCCTCGTCTATAAAAACGCCAAGTGCACACTGCGGCGTTACACCAACCAGACCTTTGACAAAGTGATGGGGCCCATGCTGGATGCTGCCACACGAAAGCCCATCTGGAGGCACAGCATCCTGGATGCTGATGGCATATGCTGCCCTG GTGAGAGAGTGGAGAATAAGCAGGTGTTGGTGAACAAGTCCATGCCAACTGTTACCCAAACACCACTGGAGGGCAGTACCCAGCCAGGCCAGCCCCAGTACAGAGACGTGCCCATCAG CTACAAGGGCTCAACTGACTCGTACATCGAGAAGGTCATGATCTCATCCAACGCTGAAGATGCTTTCCTCATCAAGATCCTCCTGAGGCAGACCAGGAGACCAGAGATAGGAGATAAATTCAGCAGTCGGCACGGACAGAAAG gtgttTGTGGCCTTATCGTTCCACAGGAGGACATGCCGTTCTGTGACACAGGCATCTGTCCAGATATTATCATGAACCCTCACGGATATCCCTCCAGAATGACG GTGGGAAAGTTGATTGAACTGCTGGCTGGGAAGGCAGGGGTCCTGGACGGACGGTTTCACTACGGTACGGCTTTCGGAGGCAGCAAAGTGAAGGATGTATGTGAGGATCTTATCCGTTACGGATACAACTACCAGGGCAAAGACTACGTCACCTCAGGAATCACTGG GGAACCTCTTGAGGCTTATATCTACTTTGGACCGGTATATTATCAGAAACTAAAGCACATGGTCCTCGACAAAATGCACGCCAGAGCCCGAGGCCCCAGAGCTGTTCTCACCAG GCAGCCTACAGAGGGCCGCTCCAGAGATGGAGGTCTACGTCTGGGCGAGATGGAGCGCGACTGTCTGATCGGCTACGGGGCAAGCATGTTACTGCTAGAGCGCCTCATGATCTCCAGTGACGCCTTTGAGGTGGACGTGTGCGGACAGTGCGGCCTGTTGGGATACTCTGGGTG gTGTCACTACTGTAAGTCTTCCTGCCACGTTTCCTCCCTGCGTATCCCGTATGCCTGCAAGCTGCTGTTCCAAGAACTGCAGTCCATGAACATCATCCCCCGACTCAAACTGTCACGCTACAACgagtga